The window CATTGCGGTCAGCGAGGTCACCACGGCGGCGCACAACGCCGGCGAGAAGTGCAGGTGGGTGGCCGATTTGAGGCAGTACACCAGCCCGAACATCGCCGGCACCCCCACCACGACGCTGGCCAGATCGACCCGGCGCTGCTGCCGGCCCACGCCCGGACCGGCTGTGTCGGCGCGGACCAGTCGCAGCGCGGCCGGCAGCAGCACCGCGAACAGCGGCAGGTTGATGACGAAAACCGCGCCCCACCAATAGTGTTCGAGCAGTGCACCGCTGAGCACCGGTCCGGCCATCGAGCCGATCGACCCGGCGGCGGTCCATATTCCCAGCGCGGCAATCCGCTGTTTGGGCTCCCCGAAGCTACGACGGATCAGCCTCAGCGAGGAGGGCAGCAGCAGCGCGGCGCCCGCACCGGTGATCATCCGGGCGGCGATGAGCGCACCGGCCGTGGCCGCCAGCGCGCCGGTCGCCGAGCCGGCGGCGAAAAGCGCCACGCCGGTGGCGAACATGGCCCGGTGGCCGAACCGGTCGGCGCACGCCCCGGCGGGCACCAGCAGCGCGGCCAGGGTCAGCGCGTAGCTGTCCAGGATCCACAAGGTGGCGTTCGGGCCGGGCGCCAGGTCGTGGGCGAGGGCCGGGACGGCGATCTGCAGCACGGTGGTGTCCAGCCCGACCGCAAACAGCGCCGACGCGCAAATGAGCAGCACCGGCCAGCGGCGCCAAGCGCTCACGGTGTCTGCCCCCCGGCACTCCAGGTGCCGCGGATGACGCTGAAGGCTTCGGCGGCGGCCACGCCCGCGGCGGCGCCGAACAGTTCGGCCTGGCTGCGCAGAGCCTGCAGCGAGCGGGGATGCGGGAAGTCGCGCAGTTCGGACGAATAGTGGCTCATCGCCGCGAGTTTCGTGTCCAGGGTGTCGCTGATGTCGCTGTACACCGATGGCTGAAACACCGGCCGCCCGGCGTAGCCGGCCTCGGTCGCCGACAAGGTGGAAAACGACAGCAGCCAACGCACCGGGCTCACGTGCGGGCGGCAGGCGATCATGGTGGCCCGCGCGGTCAATTCGTGATCGATGTTGAGGTCGCCGCTGTGATGGGTGTACACCACCTGCGGGCTGAATTCCTCGACCGCGTCGCTGACGTGACGGGCCAGCGTCAACAACGGATAGCTGTCGAGTTGGTTGTCGCGCAGATCGAGTCGTCGCCACGACGCGACGCCCAGCTCGCTCAGGGCAGCGCTGGTCTCGTCGAGCGAGCGCCGCATGCTCTCGGGCAGGCAGGCGTCGTCGGCGCGCGACGTTTTGCCTTCGGCCAAGATCAACGCCGCCACCGTGTCGCCGGCGCGCACGTGTTTGGCCAGGGTTCCACCCGGCCCGATCACCTCGTCGTCGGGGTGCGCGGCGACCACCAGGACCCGGGTCACGGCGAAACCTGCTGTGCGAGCGCGGTTGCGGTCAAGATGGCGCGACTGTGCGGTCCGCAGTTCATCAGCAGATCCAGCACCGACAGGTGCGACACGAAACCGGCATGACGCTGCGGGTAGCTGGGATGGTGGTACTCGAACACCTGCACGCGCACATCGCCCAGGCGCTCCCACTGCAGGTAGTCGCGGGCGTGAATGCCGGTGACGAAGGTGTCCGCGCCGAACTTCGCGCTCAGCGCCGCAATGATGGAGGTGCGGTCGAAGTCGCCCAGTGCCAGCTGGGAGCTGCGGTAGAGCGGCATCGTCAGGCCGAGCTGGCCCCGGCAGTATTCGATGAACGGCAGGCACAGTTCGGTGATCGTGGGGTAGGGCCGCGAGTAGTAGTCGGCCAGGAATTCGGCGTGCTCCGCGAAGTGCGGGGCGCGCCGATACGCCATCTGGATGGCCTTCCAGTGCCGGCGGCGCCAACCGTCGTCGAGGACCGCGATCGTGTCAAGGGTGTGCTCGTCGCGGACGTCGGCGTGGCGGATCGGCACCGTCAGCCACTGTTCGCCGGCGGCGGTGCGAATCTTGTTGCGGTTCACCATTCCGCCGCGGTCGAATCGGCTCAGGTCGTGCACCACGAACGCATCAGCGGTGGCCATCTTCGCGAAGTAGCCCAGCCACGGCAGATAGGCGGGCTGGTGCGCGGTCAAGATCATGCGGACTCTCCTTTGCGCCAGGCCACCCGGCGGGTGGCGTGTGCTGTTGCGCCCCAATCGGTTTTGAATCGGGCCTGGCCGTCGTTGCCGGCCGCGCCCAGATCCGCCAGCTGCACTCCGCGCGCGGTCAGGGCGCCGAGGGCTGAGAAGAACGACAGGTAGCCGGCGTTGGTGCGTCGCCCGTCATCGGAGGTCAGCTGCATCACGTGGTAGGCGAGGCGACCGCCGACGGCGAAGACGCTGGCCGCTTCGACGCCGCGGCCGCTGCGGGCGAGCACCGCGAGCACCGCATCGTCGTGCTGAGCCAACAGTGCGCGCAGCTGTTCGGCGCGCTCACCTCGGGTGATGTCGTGGCGGGCCATTGTCACCGCGTGCAGCGTGTCGATGGCTTCGGCGTCGGCGATCGTCGCTACGGTGACCGACAAGCCCCAGGTCTGGGCGCGGCGCACCGCGGTACGCATCCGGCCCTTGGCCGCCGCCCACACGGCGTCGGGGCCTGCTGAGAGGTCCAGCAGGTAGGTGTCGCGGCCCGGTGAGCTGGGCCAGGTGTCCAGCCAGGTGGGCAGGCCGGGCAGCGGCGGCGGCAGCAGGGTGTGGATCTCGCGTAGTCCGAGCGTGTCGCCCAGTGCGGCGGCCAGCGCCGAAAACGGCAGCGGTTGCCCGGCGGGCCGGCCGGCGGCGGGATACACCATGCCGTAGCCGTAGGCGCCGATCTGCGCCTCATCGCCGTTGCGGCACAACGGGATCAGCAGCGGCCCGTCCCCCGGCCCGTCGATCTGGACGGGGGTGAAGCGCAGCTGCGGCGAGTCGATCAGGCCCACAGCGATCCAGGGCGCCCGGCCGAACGGGACGGGTTGGGCCGCGGCCTGCAGGCGCTCGGCCCACTGGGCGTTCGACAGCGTCTGCACACCGGTGTGGTGCGCCACCATCACCGCACCTCCTGCGCCAGCGCCGCATCGGCGGTCAACAAAGCGTCGACGAGTCGGTCGACAGGGCGGCGTTGCGGCAGTTTGGGAATCGTGAGGACCCGGGTCCACAGCTGCTCGGCACGCTGCATCTGGCCGCTCGCGAACCGCTGATACTGCGCCAGTTTGTGCAACGGGTAGTGATTCCAACCGGTTTGGATGCCCAGCGCAGCCAGCCGGGCGGCGAACAGGTGCCGGTGGCCGCGCTCGGTGAACAGCAGCTCCACACCCCCGCTGAGGCACGGCTGTGCCCCCGGGACGAACCGGGCGCAGCGCAGCCGCGGGCCGAGTTCTGCCAGTAGCGTTCGGTGGGTGTGCCGCGCGGACGCGCTGAGCCGCTCGGCGTCGCGCAGCAGCACCGCCGCCGCCGCGGTCTGCCAGCGACCCGGCCCACGAAGCGGGACGTCGCCGCAGCGTTGCGGCAAATGCGCGGCCTTGCTGGGTGACCAGCCGGGCCGGCGTTGCGAGCGGCGCGCCACGGCGGCGCGCACCGGGCCGGGACTGGATTCGATCCAGCGTTGGGTGACGGCGGCCAAAAGCTGTGCGCCGCCGGTTGTTTCAGCCGGGCCGAGGTCGTCGGCCGGGTCGGCGGCGCATAACAGCGCCGCACCGCCACCGACGCCGCCGAGTGGCTTACCCACCCCGAAGCTCAGCACGATCGGCACACCTGCGGGCAGGTATTGGCTGATCAGCGTCGTTGACGGGATCGCCTGAGCCAAGTCCAGGATCGGCGTGGCGCCGCGCCGGGAAAGCCACCGGCCATGCTGCGCCCACTCGTCGCGGCTAAGCCCGTTGGTGAGCACCACGAGGGTGTCCTCGACATCGACGTCGCCGAACGCCGGACCACTGTCGGGATCGAAGTCCACCAGCACCGGGGTGGCGCCGGTGGCCAGGACCGCGTCGGCGACGGCCGGGCAGTTGAACGTCGACAGCACCACCCGGGCGCCGGGGCCGGCACCGCAGCGCTGCAACGCATACCGCAGCGCCGCGCGCCCGGACTGCGTCAAAACAGCGCTGCCGTTGGGTGTTTCGGCCAGCAGGGTCGCGCACAGCCGGCGGCGCGCCGACGTGGTCGGCCCCCACCCGGCCACGGCTGTCGCGGCCAGCGCGCCCAGGGTGAGCCGGCTGGGATGCAGCACCAGCTGCGGGCAGCCCGGCGGCGGTGGGTAGCGCAGATCGGCGGTTTCCGGCGCCAGCTCGGTCATCGGGACGGCGCTGCGATCTGCTTGCTGTGCAGGGCCCAGCTGTCGTGGTCGTTGATCCACCCCACGGTTTCGCGCAGCCGAGCGTCGAAGTCGCTTCGCGGGTCGTAGCCCAGCAGCGCGCGGGCTTTGCTGATGTCGGGGCGGCGCCGGGCGATGTCCGGACCGCTGCGGGTGTGGTGGCACACGCTGCTGCCCGAACCGCTGTAGCGCACGATCCGCTCGGCGAGCTCGTTGACGGTGAGTTCGGCGCGGTCGTCGCCGATGTTGAATGCCTGCCCCTCGGCGGCCGGGTCGAGCAGGCAGCGGATCAGCCCGTCGGCGAAATCACCGGCGTAGCACCAGGCCCGGGTCTGCGAACCGTCGCCGTGCACGGTGACCGGCTCTGCGGTGAGAGCCTGCTGCGCGAACGCGCTGACCGCGTAGCCGCCGGTACGCAGCGGCCCGAATACGTTGAAGGGCCGCACGATCGAGAACGGCAGCCCGTGTTCGGCGTGGTAGGCGTACACCCACGACTCGGCGGCGATTTTGCTGACCGCATATGACCAGCGCGGGTCGTCGGTGCGCACCGACAGCCAGGACTGTTCGGTGGCGTGCGCGGCGTCGTCGCCGTACACCTCGCTGGTGCTCAGCAGCAGGAAGCGCCGGCAGTTCGCCACCCGCGCCGCGTAGTCCAGCGCCACCCGGGTGCCGTCGATGTTGACTTGCAGGGTGCGCGCCGGCAGGTCGCGCACCGTGCTGACACCGAGGACGGCGGCCGCATGCACGACGTAATCCACCGGCCCGAATCGGTCGAGCGCGCCGAACTCGGTGATGTCGGCGCGGCCCGCGGTGATCCCCGGTGCGCACAGCAGCCCGGACATTTGCAGCGACGAGCCCTCCAGGGGGCGGTTGTCGACCAGCACGACATCGTGGCCCGCGTCGTGCAGCGCCTTGGCGGTCCAGGTCGCCAGGAAGCCGAAGCCGCCGGTAATCAGGGTGGTAGTCAACGCTTTTCCTCCTGTCGATGACTGGCGCCGGGTCGGCTCACCAGCTCTTTGACCGCGGCGATCACCCGGTCCTGGTCGAGTTCGGACATGCCGTACCACAGCGGCAGCGACAGCAGCCCGGGATACATCGCATCCATCACCGCAAAGCCGGTGGGCGGCGCCAGCGAGCGCCGGAAGGCGCCCAGCCGGTGCAACGGTGTGTAGTGGACCTGGCAGCCGATGCCCGCCGCGCGCAGGAACGCGATCACGTCGCGCTTGGCCATGCCCAGTTCGTCGAGGTCGAACACCACCGGGAACAGGTGGTGCGCCGAACGAGCGCGCCCGATGGTGGCCAGTGTGCGCAGCGCGGGCAGTCCCTCAAAGGCGGCGCGGTAGCGCTGCGCCTGAACAGCTCTCGCTTGCCGGGCCGTCTCGAGCCGGCGCGCCTGCACCACTCCGAGGGCGGCGTGGAACTCCGACAGACGGAAGTTGGCCCCCGGGGTGTCGATGTCGTAGGGCCAGGGCGCGAGGTCGTCGTCGCTGGGTGCGACCGGCGTCATGGCGTGGTTGCGAAACGCGCGCAGCCTGTCGCGCAGCGCTTCGTCATGGGTGGCGACGGCGCCGCCTTCGCCCGCGCCGATCGGTTTGACCGGGTGAAAGCTGAAGTAGGCTGCCCGCGACGCGCGCGACGAGCCGACCGGCGTCCCGTCGCCGTAGCCGGCGCCGATCGCGTGGCACGCGTCCTCGACCAGGTCGGCGCCGTGGCGAGCGCACACTTCGGCCAGCGACTCCACATCGACCGGGTTGCCGGCGTAGTGCACCGGTACGACCACAATATGGGCGTATCGCCCGTCGACGGATTCCAGCAGTGTCGCAAGGCTTTCCGGACAGATGTTGAGATCCTCGCGCCGCACGTCGCACAGCCCGACATCCCAGCCGAGCAGCCGGGCGGCGGCGGCGGCTGCGGCGAAGTTCAGGGTGGGAGTCACCAACAGCCTCGGTCCGGCGGAGTTCACGCCGAGCGCGTGCAACAACGCGAAGATCGCCGTGGTGCCGCTGGACAGGCTGATCACCGGCGCGGCGGTGATCTCGCTCAGCAGGCGCTCGAATTCGGCGACCTGGCTGCCGTTCGTCCACATCCCGGAATCCAGCACCGATCGCAGCGCCTGTGCTTCCTCGCCGTCCCAGTAGGGCTTGGCATAGGGCAGTTCAGACATGGGTTTTCCTTGCGCTGGTCAAATCGGCAAGCGGCGGTGTGCTGTGCACCCAGGCCACGGTTTCCCAGCAGCTGGAGCGGGCCTGGTAGTCGGCTTCTTGTACTTCGAAGACGACACCGAGCGCACCGTCGGTGGGCTCGGCGGTGTCGATCGCGTGGCGCAGGGCCGCGGCCAGCAGCTGCGCGTCGGCTTCGCCGCGCT is drawn from Mycobacterium branderi and contains these coding sequences:
- a CDS encoding PIG-L deacetylase family protein — protein: MTRVLVVAAHPDDEVIGPGGTLAKHVRAGDTVAALILAEGKTSRADDACLPESMRRSLDETSAALSELGVASWRRLDLRDNQLDSYPLLTLARHVSDAVEEFSPQVVYTHHSGDLNIDHELTARATMIACRPHVSPVRWLLSFSTLSATEAGYAGRPVFQPSVYSDISDTLDTKLAAMSHYSSELRDFPHPRSLQALRSQAELFGAAAGVAAAEAFSVIRGTWSAGGQTP
- a CDS encoding WbqC family protein, whose product is MILTAHQPAYLPWLGYFAKMATADAFVVHDLSRFDRGGMVNRNKIRTAAGEQWLTVPIRHADVRDEHTLDTIAVLDDGWRRRHWKAIQMAYRRAPHFAEHAEFLADYYSRPYPTITELCLPFIEYCRGQLGLTMPLYRSSQLALGDFDRTSIIAALSAKFGADTFVTGIHARDYLQWERLGDVRVQVFEYHHPSYPQRHAGFVSHLSVLDLLMNCGPHSRAILTATALAQQVSP
- a CDS encoding GNAT family N-acetyltransferase yields the protein MVAHHTGVQTLSNAQWAERLQAAAQPVPFGRAPWIAVGLIDSPQLRFTPVQIDGPGDGPLLIPLCRNGDEAQIGAYGYGMVYPAAGRPAGQPLPFSALAAALGDTLGLREIHTLLPPPLPGLPTWLDTWPSSPGRDTYLLDLSAGPDAVWAAAKGRMRTAVRRAQTWGLSVTVATIADAEAIDTLHAVTMARHDITRGERAEQLRALLAQHDDAVLAVLARSGRGVEAASVFAVGGRLAYHVMQLTSDDGRRTNAGYLSFFSALGALTARGVQLADLGAAGNDGQARFKTDWGATAHATRRVAWRKGESA
- a CDS encoding DegT/DnrJ/EryC1/StrS family aminotransferase, which produces MTELAPETADLRYPPPPGCPQLVLHPSRLTLGALAATAVAGWGPTTSARRRLCATLLAETPNGSAVLTQSGRAALRYALQRCGAGPGARVVLSTFNCPAVADAVLATGATPVLVDFDPDSGPAFGDVDVEDTLVVLTNGLSRDEWAQHGRWLSRRGATPILDLAQAIPSTTLISQYLPAGVPIVLSFGVGKPLGGVGGGAALLCAADPADDLGPAETTGGAQLLAAVTQRWIESSPGPVRAAVARRSQRRPGWSPSKAAHLPQRCGDVPLRGPGRWQTAAAAVLLRDAERLSASARHTHRTLLAELGPRLRCARFVPGAQPCLSGGVELLFTERGHRHLFAARLAALGIQTGWNHYPLHKLAQYQRFASGQMQRAEQLWTRVLTIPKLPQRRPVDRLVDALLTADAALAQEVR
- a CDS encoding NAD-dependent epimerase/dehydratase family protein, giving the protein MTTTLITGGFGFLATWTAKALHDAGHDVVLVDNRPLEGSSLQMSGLLCAPGITAGRADITEFGALDRFGPVDYVVHAAAVLGVSTVRDLPARTLQVNIDGTRVALDYAARVANCRRFLLLSTSEVYGDDAAHATEQSWLSVRTDDPRWSYAVSKIAAESWVYAYHAEHGLPFSIVRPFNVFGPLRTGGYAVSAFAQQALTAEPVTVHGDGSQTRAWCYAGDFADGLIRCLLDPAAEGQAFNIGDDRAELTVNELAERIVRYSGSGSSVCHHTRSGPDIARRRPDISKARALLGYDPRSDFDARLRETVGWINDHDSWALHSKQIAAPSR
- a CDS encoding DegT/DnrJ/EryC1/StrS family aminotransferase; this encodes MSELPYAKPYWDGEEAQALRSVLDSGMWTNGSQVAEFERLLSEITAAPVISLSSGTTAIFALLHALGVNSAGPRLLVTPTLNFAAAAAAARLLGWDVGLCDVRREDLNICPESLATLLESVDGRYAHIVVVPVHYAGNPVDVESLAEVCARHGADLVEDACHAIGAGYGDGTPVGSSRASRAAYFSFHPVKPIGAGEGGAVATHDEALRDRLRAFRNHAMTPVAPSDDDLAPWPYDIDTPGANFRLSEFHAALGVVQARRLETARQARAVQAQRYRAAFEGLPALRTLATIGRARSAHHLFPVVFDLDELGMAKRDVIAFLRAAGIGCQVHYTPLHRLGAFRRSLAPPTGFAVMDAMYPGLLSLPLWYGMSELDQDRVIAAVKELVSRPGASHRQEEKR